One Dioscorea cayenensis subsp. rotundata cultivar TDr96_F1 chromosome 17, TDr96_F1_v2_PseudoChromosome.rev07_lg8_w22 25.fasta, whole genome shotgun sequence DNA window includes the following coding sequences:
- the LOC120280498 gene encoding uncharacterized protein LOC120280498 yields the protein MVLIFVCLLLPCFVLSSEHNLTIDEDFEIEKQLKLLNKPAIKTIVENEDIFDCVDINKQPAFDHPSLKDHQIQLRPSSLPVGLFDNDMIKSSSRIKSMEVGLHESCPSGTVPIKRVEKEQLIGMRSSFKQYKIRPSSSSNVNDDASTTQRWATIHTPYKPYHQFWYYGASGLMGIYGFPGMQDTQFSSSGFWIANDDDLGHINHIVVGWAVDPKYNGDKNSRLMAGWTCDDFKSTGCMNNACPGFVQVSKDTPLGIAISPVSTYNGTQRDIELFVFRDPTTLNWWFLCGPDKKLVGYWPNDLFTTLAQYGTRLEFGGTAEYIGNSVFPPMGSGHFPYEGYSKSCLFQKVKYIDGDSRSDDLPLLEGTPRSDSPCYKAGDFTGSDNANNYFYFGGPGGIDC from the exons ATGGTGCTAATCTTTGTTTGCCTTCTTCTCCCATGCTTTGTTCTGAGTTCAGAGCACAATCTCACCATTGATGAAGACTTTGAGATTGAGAAACAACTCAAGCTTCTCAACAAGCCAGCCATCAAAACCATAGTG GAAAATGAAGATATCTTTGATTGTGTGGATATTAACAAGCAACCAGCTTTTGATCACCCATCTCTTAAAGATCATCAAATTCAG TTAAGGCCAAGTTCATTACCAGTTGGATTATTTGATAATGATATGATTAAATCATCATCAAGAATAAAATCAATGGAAGTCGGATTGCATGAGAGTTGTCCATCAGGAACAGTACCAATAAAAAGGGTTGAAAAAGAACAACTCATTGGAATGAGATCATCTTTCAAACAATATAAGATCAggccctcttcttcttctaatgttAATGATGATGCTTCTACTACTCAGagg TGGGCAACAATACATACTCCATATAAACCATACCACCAGTTTTGGTATTATGGTGCTTCAGGATTAATGGGTATATATGGTTTCCCTGGAATGCAAGACACTCAATTCTCATCAAGTGGATTTTGGATTGCAAATGATGATGATCTAGGTCATATCAATCACATTGTTGTTGGATGGGCT GTAGATCCAAAATATAATGGAGATAAAAATAGCAGGTTAATGGCTGGTTGGACA tgTGATGATTTTAAAAGCACCGGATGTATGAACAATGCATGTCCTGGTTTTGTTCAAGTTAGCAAAGATACACCTCTTGGTATTGCTATCAGTCCTGTTTCCACATACAATGGCACTCAGCGTGACATTGAACTTTTTGTTTTCAGA gaTCCAACGACTTTAAATTGGTGGTTTCTTTGTGGACCTGATAAAAAATTAGTAGGTTATTGGCCAAATGATCTTTTTACCACCTTAGCTCAATATGGTACTAGACTTGAATTTGGTGGCACTGCTGAATATATTGGCAACTCAGTATTTCCGCCAATGGGAAGTGGACATTTTCCATATGAAGGTTATAGTAAGTCATGCCTGTTTCAAAAAGTGAAATACATTGATGGTGATTCACGGTCAGATGATTTACCATTACTTGAGGGAACTCCACGTTCAGATAGTCCATGTTATAAAGCTGGAGATTTTACTGGGTCTGATAatgcaaataattatttttattttgggggACCTGGTGGCATTGATTGTTGA